The Carassius gibelio isolate Cgi1373 ecotype wild population from Czech Republic chromosome B22, carGib1.2-hapl.c, whole genome shotgun sequence genome window below encodes:
- the LOC127987294 gene encoding calreticulin, with translation MWIAAAVCFIYALAFTAHADVYFKEQFLDGDGWKSRWVESQHKSDYGQWKLTSGKFYGDAELDKGLQTSQDARFYALSSRFDSFSNEGKPLVIQFTVKHEQKIDCGGGYVKIFPADLDQTNMHGESQYYIMFGPDICGYSTKKVHVIFNYKGQNHLIKKDIKCKDDELTHLYTLILRPDQTYEVKIDNEKVESGSLEEDWDFLPPKKIKDPEAKKPEDWDDRAKIDDPEDTKPEDWDKPENIPDPDAKKPDDWDEDMDGEWEPAMIPNPEYKGEWKPKQIDNPNYKGTWIHPEIDNPEYSPDDSIYKFDNIGILGLDLWQVKTGTIFDNFLITDDVEEAEKFGTETWGATKGPEKKMKDQQEEEERKKSEEEEKSKKDDDDAEEDEEDEGDEEERTEEPPEEEEEEEGEDDTLPKDEL, from the exons ATGTGGATCGCTGCTGCAGTGTGCTTTATATATGCTCTGGCTTTCACTGCGCATGCAGATGTGTATTTTAAAGAACAATTTCTGGACGGAG ATGGTTGGAAAAGCCGATGGGTCGAGTCCCAACACAAATCCGACTATGGCCAGTGGAAACTGACCTCAGGGAAATTCTACGGCGATGCTGAGCTTGataaag GTTTGCAAACAAGTCAAGATGCCCGGTTTTACGCTCTATCCAGTCGCTTTGACTCATTTAGTAATGAGGGTAAACCGCTTGTCATCCAGTTCACTGTGAAACATGAGCAGAAGATTGACTGTGGTGGCGGGTATGTGAAAATCTTCCCCGCCGACCTGGACCAGACTAATATGCACGGCGAATCGCAGTACTACATCATGTTCG GACCCGACATCTGTGGCTACAGCACCAAGAAAGTTCACGTCATTTTCAACTACAAAGGCCAGAACCACCTAATCAAGAAGGACATCAAATGCAAA GATGATGAACTCACTCACCTGTATACGCTGATCCTGCGGCCAGACCAGACGTATGAAGTCAAAATCGACAATGAGAAAGTAGAATCGGGTtctctggaggaagactgggatTTCCTTCCCCCAAAAAAGATAAAGGATCCTGAGGCCAAGAAGCCAGAGGATTGGGATGACCGGGCAAAAATCGACGATCCCGAAGACACCAAACCTGAG GATTGGGACAAACCTGAGAACATTCCTGATCCTGACGCCAAGAAACCAGACGATTGGGATGAAGACATGGATGGAGAATGGGAACCTGCAATGATCCCGAACCCAGAGTACAAG GGCGAGTGGAAACCAAAACAGATTGACAACCCCAACTACAAAGGCACCTGGATTCACCCTGAAATTGACAACCCAGAATACTCTCCAGATGACTCCATTTACAAATTTGATAACATTGGCATTCTGGGACTGGATCTTTGGCAG GTGAAAACTGGAACAATTTTTGATAACTTTCTGATCACTGATGACGTTGAGGAGGCTGAAAAATTTGGTACAGAAACGTGGGGAGCAACAAAG GgaccagaaaagaaaatgaaggaCCAGCAGGAAGAGGAAGAACGGAAGAAGAgtgaagaggaggagaagagcaagaaggatgatgatgatgctgaggaagatgaggaggatgaggGAGATGAGGAAGAGCGCACAGAAGAACCtcctgaggaggaagaggaagaggagggtgaGGACGATACGCTCCCCAAAGATGAGTTGTGA
- the LOC127987295 gene encoding UV excision repair protein RAD23 homolog B — protein MLTITLKTLQQQTFKVQVDEELTVKALKEKIEEEKGQDAFPAVGQKLIYAGKILNDDIPLKEYKIDEKNFVVVMVTKPKSAAPPQAPAPVPAAATTVSATVDETPAHQPSTPAAPPAVSTVPVSTSTPAPAPIEPAASVEPPVPPITAPPAASEVAAEKPESVSVTPTPISEEEKQEAQEEQAIAQPEASITDEFGILEAAASILVTGQAYENLVTEIMSMGYEREQVISALRASFNNPDRAVEYLLMGIPTEPEQPPQEVVQPTPVSNPTPPAPQRPQPPPATAGVESGATQSLANPLEFLRNQPQFQQMRQIIQQNPALLPALLQQLGRDNPQLLQQITQHQERFVQMLNEPHAGEAGAAEAPSAPQTNYIQVTPQEKEAIERLKALGFPEGLVIQAYFACEKNENLAANFLLQQTFDDE, from the exons ATGCTGACGATCACTCTAAAGACACTCCAGCAGCAGACTTTCAAAGTGCAGGTCGACGAGGAGCTGACG GTAAAGGCTCTAAAAGAGAAGATCGAGGAAGAAAAGGGGCAAGATGCTTTTCCAGCTGTCGGTCAAAAGCTAATCTATGCAG GCAAAATTTTGAATGACGATATACCTCTAAAAGAATACAAGATAGATGAGAAGAACTTTGTCGTGGTGATGGTTACAAAG CCCAAATCTGCAGCACCTCCACAAGCTCCTGCTCCAGTGCCGGCAGCTGCCACTACCGTTAGCGCAACTGTCGACGAAACCCCTGCACATCAGCCCTCAACTCCTGCTGCGCCTCCTGCTGTCTCCACAGTGCCTGTATCGACCTCCactcctgctcctgctcccaTAGAACCAGCGGCATCAGTGGAGCCACCCGTGCCGCCCATCACAGCGCCCCCTGCTGCCTCGGAGGTTGCGGCAGAAAAGCCTGAGTCTGTTAGCGTGACTCCCACGCCGATCTCAGAAGAAGAGAAACAGGAAGCCCAAGAGGAGCAGGCCATTGCGCAACCAGAGGCCAG CATTACAGATGAATTTGGTATTTTAGAAGCAGCTGCGTCCATACTAG TTACAGGTCAAGCGTATGAGAATTTGGTGACGGAAATCATGTCAATGGGTTACGAGAGAGAACAGGTGATTTCCGCCTTACGAGCAAGTTTCAACAATCCGGACAGAGCCGTGGAGTATCTGCTTATG GGTATTCCCACAGAACCCGAACAGCCACCACAGGAAGTAGTGCAGCCCACGCCAGTGTCCAACCCCACCCCTCCAGCACCACAGCGACCTCAGCCACCACCTGCCACAGCCG GTGTGGAGTCGGGAGCGACGCAGTCCTTGGCGAACCCGCTGGAGTTCCTGAGGAACCAGCCACAGTTCCAGCAGATGCGTCAGATCATCCAGCAGAACCCCGCACTGCTGCCCGCGCTCCTGCAGCAACTCGGCCGCGACAACCCGCAGCTCCTgcag CAAATCACGCAGCATCAGGAGCGATTCGTGCAGATGTTGAACGAGCCACACGCAGGTGAAGCCGGAGCTGCTGAAGCTCCCAGCGCACCACAGACCAACTACATCCAGGTCACGCCGCaggagaaggaggccatcgagagG TTAAAAGCTCTGGGGTTTCCAGAGGGACTCGTCATCCAAGCCTACTTCGCCTGCGAGAAGAACGAAAACCTCGCTGCAAACTTCCTGCTCCAGCAGACCTTTGACGATGAGTGA